Part of the Lolium rigidum isolate FL_2022 chromosome 6, APGP_CSIRO_Lrig_0.1, whole genome shotgun sequence genome, AACGGGGACCTTCTCAAGGGTTTTCAAAACAAACATTTGACATTGGTATGTAGCGATGATAGTTGTCTTGCTAGGGTGCACGACAACCGTCCGAAGTGGGACACAAAATAGACGGTGAGCAACTTTGTGCCGCACACTTGTGTTATTGAAACTATGTTGACGGATCGTCAAAAAATTGTGTCCACTCTTTTGGCTCGATTGTTGTACACCGAGATTGTGGATACCAAGGCGATGGTTGTGAGCACCATCTAGAAAAAAGTTTCTAACCAGATAAGTACATTTTTTAATGGCGGGGCACTGGAGGTCTAAGTAGAGGACGTTGGAGAATATATTTGGGTCGTTCCTAGACTCATCTGACTGTGTTGTCCCTCCTCCATACATTATAGGATAGAAATATGGGCACCTATTTTGACATCCAAGACTTTTGGACGCTAGAATTCCCTGCTGTCAGGGTTTTGCATCGAGTATTATTCTCTTTCAGTATATGCATCGAAGATTTTAGGCACTGTTTAGCGTTGCTATGTGTAGATGCCACGTTTCTCAAAGGGAAGTACAAGGTCCAGATCTTCGCCGCCATTGGTCATGACAACAACAATCAGATCATTCTACACGCATTTGGTTTTGTGGAGAGTGAGGACATTGAGAGTTGGTTATGGTTCTTTAGATAGCTAAAATATCATttgtgaaggattgtccaaatgtGTGTGTCCTACGAGGACATGCATGCAGGTATACTCGCGCCAATAAAGACAATGGAACAACGACCTAATGAAGAGACTTCATGGCAGGACATGCAGAGTCGGTGGTGCATGCGCCAGCTAGGGGCCAATTTTTTTCTCACATATCAGGAGTAAGATGCTTATGAATCTGTTCAAAAAGCTCTGCGAGCCGAACCAAGAATGGAAGTATAAATATCTCCGCGACATGTTTGATTATTCACAAAGGAACAAGTTAAGAAGAGGAAAGTTACGCGAGCAGTAGAAGCTCATGCGACATCAATAGTTGCACAGGCTACAACGAGTACCACCACTGAGAGATACAAAACCTCCTGGACTTCGCAACTTCCTTGGACTTGACCCGCCCAATGCTAGGAGAAAGCAAGGAAGATGGATTAAGAACTTTGCATAGTGGATAGAGCACGAGCCTTCGGAGAGGTGGTCTTTGATGCACGACACACATGGATCTAGGTACACCGTAATGACCACCAATCTTGTTGAATCATATAACTTTATCTTCAGATGAAATAGGGCATTTCCACTCACAACCATTATGGAGGGTATTTTACATGGCACGCTTTAGTATTTTAGAGAGATGCCAGATGACCAAGATGCACATGATGAACAACCCAAACACATGGTACTATGCTTTGGTTATGAAGTATACGAATGATAATATACGGGTCGTTCACACACTATCGTTGTCATCGGTAATCAAGAAAGGAGGTTTGAGCTGCACTTACCTACCGACAAGTTTAGCACTTGAAATGTGATGAGAATGCACAGTGTGAAAATTGGAAATAAAGAATGGTCAGTGTGTGAGTGCACATGCAACAAACTTAAGTTGCTTCACTTGCTTTCCTCTCATGTGATGGTTGCTCGCACATAACTAGTGATGGGCTCAATCTCGTTCATCTACCCCTATTACCTGAAAGAGTTCGTGCTCAGTACATGAACTGCTAAGATGCTAGGATTTCTTGGTCATTGTCCTTTCACTATGAAGGTTTATCTTTAGAATGATGCCATTTCCTTCTTAATGGGATCTCAGGAGCTAGATTTGATCCTTGATGGTCAGGGAGCAAATCTAATGTTTATTGATATGATCAAGCATAGTTGAGTCCCAGTAAACATTACTTATACTTTACACCTCCTAGGTGTGTCATGTGTCTGGAATTGGTGGCTTCTCTGAACCAAAGGGATACAAAAGAAAAAAGGTTTTGTGAAACAAGGGCGGTGTTTTCTAGCATCACCTTATTTTCTCAAACTTTTATGGTTGGCCGAAGATGTCATTGCCATCAACACACGTGGGCCTAAACACAGCAATCTGTCCCAAACGTAGATTCAAGTTCAAGAATTTATGGTTAAAGCTTGAGGGTTTTGACGATGCAGTTAAGGAGGCTTGGGCATGTGATGCACGAATCATTGATCCTTGCAAGAGGTTGGTTGCGATGTACGAAATACAACTAGTTATTTGCAAGCTTGGAGGCAGGGCAAGATTGTCAATGTAGAACTCCAAATTGCGATCACAAACACGATGAAATTGAGGTTTGATGTTGCGCGATACCAAAGAGTTCTATCTCCGGATGAATTTTGTCTAAGGAAAACCACGAAGTTGGCGGTGCTTGGTCTAGCATCCTTTGAGAGAACAATTGTGCGCTAGAGATCACGTGTGAGATAGATCAGGGAGGGTGATGTGAATACCAAGTTGTTCCATGTTGTGGCTAACGACGGAAGAAGGACCAAGAACTTCATTTTTTTTGTCTGTGTTGGGGATGTGATCGTCACAGATCAAGAGTGCAAAATGGAAGCGTTTACTAAATCCTATCGGGAACTTCTCGACGGGGTGTTGAACAGAGAGGATGGTATGGATTTGGATGAACTAAACCTCCTAGCCCGCAACCCCAACGAGTTACAAGCTTTATTCTCGGAGGAGGAGGGTGGTGAAGGAGTTGCCCCTGGATAGGGCACCGGGGCCTGATGGATTCATTGGCTATTTTAACCAAAAGGTGTGGCCGAGTGATTAAGGGAGATATTATGGCAGCGCTCCTGAAGCTTGGCATTGGTGACGGAAGGCGTTTTAAGAAATTAAATCGTACGCTGATCACGTTGATTCCGAAGAAGCAAGATGCATCTGTCATTGGCAACTTCCGTCCTATAAGTCTTGTGCATAGTTTCTCCAAGCTGTTCTCGAAGATTATTCCAAACCGAATGAGGCCAAGGCTTGGTGAACTGGTTAGTCCCAATCAATTGGCGTTCATAAAGGGGAGGAGCTTACATGACAAATTTATGTTGGTCCGTCAGTGGCCAGGAGGATTGATCAGCGCCGCCATACATGAGTTCTCATCAAACTTGATATCTCACGGGCGTTCGGTTCGGTTTCCTGTGCGTTCTTGTTTGATGTGTTACGACATATGGGTTTTGGAGTCTTGTTCTTCAAGTGGATTGCGATGTTGCTTTATACTTCCTCAACAAGAGTGATTGTGAATGGGGTTCCTGGAGCGCGGATCAAGCATTCTAGAGGCCTACGTGAGGGTGACCCGACCTCGCCCATGATGTAAGTGATTGGGATGGAAGTATTGACTGCAATATCTCGAAGGCAGTGCAATACGGGTTGTTGCAGGGTTTGGCTGATATTTCGCCCCTACAAAGGATCTCAGTCTACACGGATGATGTTGTCCTATTCATCACAGCTGAGGAGAATGAGATGATTGCGGTCAGGGAGATATTGGGGCTGCTCGGAGATGCGTCGGGCCCGAAAGTGAATTACATGAAAACAACCGCGACTTTAATCCGTGGAATTGAGGAGGATAACGAGAAGGTGAGAGTAAACATGCGAGTGTGATATCGCGGAGTTTTCGATTAAATACCTAGGCCCGCAGCCGGCCTTGAGACCcctcggaaaggcggagtggcaaTCGGTGCTGGATTATGTTGTGCATTGCTTGCCGTTGTGGTAGAGGGGTCCGATTGTCGAGAGGGGCGTTTGGTTCTCGTCAAATCGGTGATCACGACACGAACGGTACGCCATCCGCTAGTGGCGGACGTCTCGATTTGGCTCCTTGAGGAAATTGAGAAGTGCGGGTATTCCTTCTTTTGGACGGACAAAAAGGCGGCCAACGATGGACAATGCTTAGTGGCCTGGGGGACATCTATATGCCGTAGGAGCTAGGTAGGTTGGGCTTTAAGAATATGCGGTGAAAGGGGTTAGCAATTAGGGAAAGGTGGGAGTGGCTATGTCATACGGATCCATCCCGACCCTGTCAAGGTTTGCCAATGCTAAGAGATACGGATCCTGGAAGGGTGTTCTAGAGCTGCACCAAGATTCTAATTGGGAACGGCTTCGACGTGTTGTTTGGGAGGGATATATGGATCAATGGTTTCACTATGGCGGAGATTGCCCCCTTGGTGGTGATGCGAGGTGCCCACTAGGATCAGGAATAGATGGGGTGCAGCGAAGGCGCTGCCAAAGCATGGATGGGTGGAGGATATCCAGGGCACAGTGACAGTTGGAGGGGTGCGTGCAGTGCACCAAGCTTTGGGATACTCTAAGCAATCTAGACAGAGATGACAAGTTTATCTGGCTTGGCTCGGAGTCAGGTATTTACTCTACGAAGGCGACGTACGTAACCCTCTATAAGGGGAGAACTAGGTTTCCCATGGCGACCCTAATTTGGAGATCATTTGCGCCACTAAAATGTAAGATCTTTGGGTGGCTAGCGGTGCAAGTATAAGCTTTGGATCTCAGATCGAAGACAAAGGCACATGCTACAAGATCAGACGGATGATCTGTTTCACCACCTAAAGGAGGTGGATAGTGTGGATCACATCATGGTGAAATGCAGCTATGTGAGGGTGGTTCGGCATGGGTGTAGCCATGCTGCTTATGTCGGAACCTCAGGGTAACAACAACCTGGAGGCTTGGTGGCTGAGTAGCAGGAAGCTTGTCAGGAAGGAGGACAGAAGGAAGTTCGATACTTTGGTGACCTTGATGGCTTGGATGCTCTGAGAAAGTAGTGCAACGCCCGCATTTTTGGCAATAGGCGGACGACACTGAGCAACTCATAGATAGGATACACGATGAGTTTCAGATGTGGGACAGCGCAAGGGTGGGAGGGAGAGAAAACCTAGGGCGAGAGTAGGCTTAGGTATTCAGTGGAGTTGGTGTTAGTCGAACGGATTGTTAGCAGTCAGTTTCGCCTATCTCTTGTAATTGTTTTGCTTCCTTCTATAAAAATATGGCACCCGTTTTGCATGTTATCGAGAAAAAAGAAACTATCAGCGGCATTTGAAGCGTTGCCACTATAGTTTGAGAATTGAGATAGAAGTTCATTTTttcaagcgatcgaacaagggatCGGAGATAGATAGTTCATGCATACCATTTATGTGGCCAGGAAGCAATACTGCCCCGCCGCTCCGCTCCATCCATTTTCCCAGCCTTCACCCATGGAGTTCGCTATGACCCTGCTCTGACAATGACATAAGCTTCGGTGACAAAGCAAACATGTTTAACACAACTGGATAGTCCATATACGTCAATACGTGGGCTTCTCCTCtctccaggggtccgggagacCGAAACCTCAAATCAGCGTGATCCTTTTGGAACCAGAATATACACCTGTTTGGCTGTAGTAAACGATAGGGAATTTGCCACAAGTAGTGGCGCAAGATTGCACGCAAATGGCAGTCTCATATCGTCCACAAGTGTTCTGTAGAAAAGCTACTCCGTTTTGCCTCATGTTGCTCTTTCGAAAAAAGCTGCTGAAAACAACACTCTTTCCTTGTCAGTGAGAGTTACTGAGAAAATTCTGCATTTCCTTCTTATTTTTGAGAAAAAGAAAATTCACATTTCCATGCATCACTGCATTGTCATGCATGAGTTTAGTACAGAAGAATTCCTGAATCCTGAGTTTGCAGTGATTCACATACTGCAACTGCAAGTATAGCACGTCAGACAAGAACAAGGTCAACAGAACACCAAGAGCTCTAATCAAAGCTAATTGATCCGGCACCGGGTCATTCACTCATGATCTTGAATGGTTTTGCTGTATATTATGCAGTAGCATTTCCCAAAACATTGGGAGAActaatcgtcgtcatcaagcagcACACATATAGTGCCAATTTGTGTGAATTCTGCAGCTACTAACCACCCTACCTGAAAATCACACCTTGCTGTAATGGTAATGACCCCATAGCCACTTCCATTGGACACTACCCTATGTACAACACAACAACCCGGGCGCATGTCGCGAGCAACTCCAATCTTGCAATGCAAGTGGGTGGAGTTGCATCCATGATCTCGCCAGTTCAGTGCTCCTCCATAACCTGCATCGTCTGCCCGTTGTTGCGGACCAAGAACCGCAGGGCCAGCTCGTAGGCGGAGAAGATGGCGCCATTGACGACGAACGCCCGCGCGACGGCCGTGCCAAGGCCGCGCCATAGCACCGGGAACCCTTCCTCCCGGACGCTCTTCCTGAAGCAGTCAACGACGCCACGGTACCTCGGGTGCGTCTGCGCCTGCGCCTGCAGCCGCGACTTCACCACGTCCAGCGGGTAGCAGCAGACCCAGCTGGCGACGCCGGCAAGGCCACCGGAGACGAGCATCGTGCCAAGGCTCTCCTGCCCCGTGCGCCGGCAGCCCGGGTGCAGCCGCTCCCGCGCATACTCGTACGTCCAGAAGTAGACGCCGTGCGACGGCGCGTCCCGGAGCGCGGTCACCGTGAGCCCGCGGTATATGCCGCGGAGGCCCTCCCTCCGGAAGATGTCCCGGGCCATGTCCGCCGGACCGCGGTGCCTCCGCCCTGCGGCCTCTAGCTGCAGCTTGATCTTGACGAGCTCGACCGGGGATAGGATCAGCGTCTGCAATGCCCCGGTGCCGATGCCGGCGAGCGCCACGCTCGTGTAGGAAGGAGGTTCGGAGGTGCACGTCCGAGAGTCGAGCGACCGCGATAGGATCGCGTAGACTTGAAAGACCATTGCGTTCTGAAACAGAATGTTTGGAAGTCATGTCAGTCTCTGACGTGATTCTACTGCGAATACAGCGTAGCCGTTGTTAGTTCAACTGAAATCATTTGACGTGTAGAAATGAACAACTATAGTACTCCGTACGTCCAATACTCCCATGAGTACAACCACACAAATGTAGAC contains:
- the LOC124664753 gene encoding mitochondrial arginine transporter BAC2-like is translated as MEFWPEFLASSGGHEFVAGGVGGMAGVLAGHPLDTLRIRLQQPPPPASPGITTGHARLAARPPSAVALLRGIVRAEGPSALYRGMGAPLASVAFQNAMVFQVYAILSRSLDSRTCTSEPPSYTSVALAGIGTGALQTLILSPVELVKIKLQLEAAGRRHRGPADMARDIFRREGLRGIYRGLTVTALRDAPSHGVYFWTYEYARERLHPGCRRTGQESLGTMLVSGGLAGVASWVCCYPLDVVKSRLQAQAQTHPRYRGVVDCFRKSVREEGFPVLWRGLGTAVARAFVVNGAIFSAYELALRFLVRNNGQTMQVMEEH